In the genome of Limnothrix sp. FACHB-406, one region contains:
- the mreD gene encoding rod shape-determining protein MreD has product MNGIKQKPQLRDILDRYPVLVQVAINVAVSAGSLLLCAALTPLRLPGLELLGVGVDWPLIWVVSWSVGRPWWVAIFGGVVAGLLQDGMTEFWPSHVWGLALVALLTARIHQRANTTAWVMIPLTTFVLVAVSETTMAAQFAYLYGRDAGDVWALHQKVTLCSAILSSLWSPVVSWPLGRWWRMMESLGNR; this is encoded by the coding sequence TTGAACGGAATCAAGCAAAAACCCCAACTACGCGATATTCTCGATCGCTACCCTGTGCTGGTGCAGGTGGCGATTAACGTTGCCGTTTCGGCCGGCTCCTTGTTACTTTGCGCTGCCCTTACGCCGCTGCGGCTACCCGGACTGGAACTACTGGGGGTAGGCGTTGACTGGCCCCTCATTTGGGTCGTGAGCTGGAGTGTGGGTCGCCCCTGGTGGGTGGCCATCTTCGGCGGCGTGGTGGCGGGCCTGCTTCAGGATGGGATGACGGAGTTTTGGCCCAGCCATGTTTGGGGGTTGGCCCTGGTGGCCCTGCTGACGGCCCGCATCCACCAACGGGCCAACACGACAGCCTGGGTGATGATTCCCCTAACCACCTTTGTTTTGGTGGCGGTTTCGGAAACCACGATGGCGGCCCAATTTGCCTATCTCTACGGTCGCGACGCGGGCGATGTGTGGGCGCTGCATCAAAAGGTCACGCTTTGTTCTGCGATTCTCAGCAGTTTGTGGTCGCCGGTGGTGTCCTGGCCCTTGGGGCGTTGGTGGCGGATGATGGAATCCTTGGGCAATCGTTGA
- a CDS encoding carotenoid oxygenase family protein, with protein sequence MQSLETKTSSKPVPYSLADWQRGYESQPQEFETWIDDIEGEIPSNLTGTLFRNGPGLLDVAGEPIGHPFDGDGMICQITFHNGRAHFRNRFVRTEGYLAEQAAGKILYRGVFGTQKAGGWLANLLDLKIKNIANTHVMYWADRLWALWEAAEPHRLDPKTLETIGLDSIDGLLKPGDAFAAHARIDPGTVPGAAETATGANRWAMSPNSAGDRRFVNFAVKPGLSTNITIYELDEAGKLASRQTRSVPGFAFLHDFAITPHWCIFFQNPVKFNPLPFMLGFKGAGQCLEFDPKQPTRALLIPRDPSQAVRVLDVPPCFVFHHGNAFESPDGQQITIDSVCYDSFPTLEPGADFRSVDFGSLPEGQLWRFEMDLTTDRVRSHCIESRCCEFPSLHPNAVGHEHRYLYIGAARSPQGNAPLQAVLKLDLQTGDRALFDLGARVFGGEPLFVPNPQATQEDDGWVLLLAYNAERHASDLIILAAQDLSLVARLKLKHHVPYGLHGSFVPQVFGIAD encoded by the coding sequence ATGCAAAGCCTTGAAACGAAAACCTCATCAAAACCAGTGCCCTATAGTCTCGCGGACTGGCAGCGGGGCTATGAATCTCAACCCCAAGAGTTTGAGACCTGGATTGATGACATTGAAGGGGAAATTCCCAGCAACCTGACCGGCACGCTGTTTCGCAATGGCCCCGGCCTGCTGGATGTGGCCGGCGAGCCGATCGGACATCCCTTTGATGGGGATGGGATGATTTGCCAAATTACCTTCCACAATGGTCGGGCCCATTTTCGCAATCGGTTTGTGCGCACCGAAGGCTATTTGGCCGAACAGGCAGCCGGCAAAATTCTCTATCGCGGCGTGTTTGGTACGCAAAAGGCCGGCGGTTGGCTGGCGAATTTGTTGGATCTGAAGATTAAAAATATTGCCAATACCCATGTGATGTATTGGGCCGATCGACTCTGGGCCTTGTGGGAAGCGGCAGAACCCCACCGTTTGGATCCGAAAACCCTGGAGACGATCGGGCTGGATTCGATCGATGGACTGCTGAAGCCCGGCGATGCCTTTGCCGCCCATGCCCGCATTGATCCTGGCACGGTTCCCGGCGCGGCCGAAACAGCCACCGGAGCCAACCGCTGGGCCATGAGTCCCAACTCGGCGGGCGATCGGCGCTTCGTGAACTTTGCCGTGAAGCCCGGCCTTTCCACCAACATCACGATCTATGAATTAGACGAAGCGGGAAAACTCGCCAGCCGCCAAACCCGTAGCGTGCCGGGATTTGCCTTTTTGCATGATTTTGCCATCACTCCCCATTGGTGCATCTTTTTCCAAAATCCCGTCAAATTTAATCCGCTGCCTTTCATGCTGGGATTCAAAGGGGCGGGGCAATGCCTGGAATTTGACCCCAAACAACCCACTCGGGCCCTGCTGATTCCTCGGGATCCGAGCCAAGCGGTGCGCGTGCTGGATGTGCCGCCTTGCTTTGTGTTTCACCACGGCAACGCCTTTGAAAGCCCCGATGGTCAACAAATCACGATCGATTCCGTTTGCTATGACTCGTTCCCAACCCTGGAACCGGGCGCAGACTTCCGATCGGTTGATTTTGGCAGCCTGCCGGAAGGACAGCTTTGGCGATTTGAAATGGACTTGACCACCGATCGGGTGCGATCGCACTGCATCGAAAGTCGCTGCTGTGAATTTCCCAGCTTGCACCCCAATGCCGTGGGCCATGAACATCGCTACCTATATATCGGGGCAGCCCGATCGCCCCAAGGCAACGCGCCCCTGCAAGCGGTGTTGAAATTGGATTTGCAAACGGGCGATCGGGCCCTGTTTGACCTGGGCGCGCGGGTTTTTGGCGGTGAACCTCTGTTCGTTCCCAATCCCCAAGCCACCCAAGAGGACGATGGTTGGGTGTTGCTGCTGGCCTACAATGCCGAGCGCCACGCCTCCGATCTGATCATCCTGGCCGCTCAGGATCTGTCCCTGGTGGCTCGGTTGAAACTCAAGCACCATGTTCCTTATGGTCTGCATGGCAGCTTTGTGCCCCAGGTGTTTGGCATCGCAGACTAG
- a CDS encoding glycosyltransferase family 2 protein — protein MFISVIIPTYNRLPILQKCLLAMEHQRWHGPDLIAGYEIVVVDDGSTDGTVAWLSESRDRLPHVRLIEQDHGGPAAARNRGLRAAKGDTIVFIDSDLVVLEDFLQCHAQALAAAQTRSGGDAYFTYGRVVNTCNFDDPTAEPFKITDLSRAFFATGNVAIAKHWLDRAGAFDERFTLYGWEDLELGVRLKALGVRLIPCPEAVGYHWHPPFSLDEIPGLIRREMERGRMGIEFYRKHPTWNVRLMIQMTWLHVALWGLLSLGGRLNERTLRPLLQWLIDRGRPQLALEVARVFLNWYNVQAVYRARSGVEVAP, from the coding sequence GTGTTTATTAGTGTCATCATTCCAACTTATAACCGCTTGCCCATCCTCCAAAAGTGCCTGTTGGCCATGGAGCATCAGCGGTGGCATGGCCCCGACCTGATCGCGGGCTATGAAATCGTGGTGGTGGATGATGGCTCGACGGATGGCACGGTGGCTTGGCTGTCGGAGTCGCGCGATCGCCTGCCCCATGTGCGCTTAATTGAGCAGGATCATGGCGGGCCCGCTGCGGCCCGGAACCGGGGCTTGCGGGCGGCCAAGGGAGACACAATCGTCTTCATTGACAGCGATTTGGTGGTGCTGGAGGATTTTTTGCAGTGCCATGCCCAAGCGCTGGCGGCGGCTCAGACTCGATCGGGTGGTGATGCCTATTTCACCTACGGGCGGGTGGTGAATACTTGCAATTTTGATGATCCCACCGCTGAACCCTTCAAGATCACGGATCTTTCCCGTGCCTTTTTTGCAACGGGAAATGTGGCGATCGCGAAGCATTGGCTCGATCGCGCGGGGGCCTTTGATGAGCGCTTTACCCTCTATGGCTGGGAAGATTTGGAATTGGGGGTGCGGCTCAAGGCCTTGGGCGTGCGCCTCATTCCCTGTCCGGAAGCCGTGGGCTATCACTGGCATCCTCCCTTCAGCCTCGATGAGATTCCGGGCCTGATTCGGCGGGAAATGGAACGGGGCCGAATGGGCATTGAGTTTTATCGCAAGCATCCCACCTGGAATGTGCGCTTGATGATTCAAATGACCTGGCTGCATGTGGCCCTGTGGGGGTTGCTGTCCTTGGGCGGCCGCTTAAACGAGCGCACGCTTCGCCCCCTGTTGCAGTGGTTGATCGATCGGGGTCGGCCGCAACTGGCCCTGGAAGTGGCTCGGGTTTTCCTCAACTGGTACAACGTACAGGCGGTTTATCGGGCCCGATCGGGCGTGGAAGTTGCCCCCTAA
- the mreC gene encoding rod shape-determining protein MreC, which yields MYDVRRWWGRNWLKAVLAVAALGLALGVRQSRAGFLVEAYRALTLPLHLGAPSQSDLADARVRELQQRLEEVESRNAQLQTLLNYRKTLPVEGIASPVIGRSADRWWQQITLGRGTADGIQQGAIVMAPGGVVGRVTAVTPHTSRVLLVSDPGSRIGISVTRSRYMGYLRGKSDRTATVEFFDKLPDVKPGDAIVTSAYSQFFPAGLPIGRIVAIDTKKSLAPEAVVELSAPLSTLEWVTVLPHNPELFQQFQEPAPATPSGSGNPKPNPNSGTNPAPKPPATPRASAN from the coding sequence GTGTATGACGTTCGACGATGGTGGGGGCGCAATTGGCTAAAGGCAGTCCTAGCCGTCGCTGCACTGGGCTTAGCCCTTGGTGTGCGACAGAGCCGGGCCGGTTTTTTGGTGGAAGCCTACCGGGCCTTGACGTTGCCCCTGCACCTGGGAGCACCTTCTCAAAGTGACCTCGCGGATGCCCGAGTCCGTGAACTTCAGCAGCGGCTTGAGGAGGTGGAGAGCCGCAATGCTCAGTTGCAAACCCTGCTGAATTACCGTAAAACCCTGCCCGTGGAGGGCATTGCATCGCCGGTCATTGGCCGCAGTGCCGATCGCTGGTGGCAACAAATTACCTTGGGCCGCGGCACAGCCGATGGCATTCAACAGGGGGCGATCGTCATGGCTCCCGGGGGCGTGGTGGGCCGTGTCACGGCCGTGACTCCCCACACCAGCCGGGTGCTGTTGGTTAGCGATCCCGGCAGCCGCATTGGCATCTCGGTGACCCGATCGCGCTATATGGGTTATCTCCGGGGCAAGAGCGATCGCACGGCAACGGTGGAATTTTTTGACAAGTTGCCCGATGTGAAACCAGGCGACGCGATCGTCACCTCTGCCTACAGTCAATTCTTCCCAGCGGGCTTGCCGATCGGGCGCATCGTCGCGATCGACACCAAGAAATCCCTCGCCCCGGAAGCCGTGGTGGAACTATCCGCTCCCCTGAGCACGTTGGAATGGGTGACTGTCTTGCCCCATAACCCAGAACTCTTTCAGCAGTTCCAGGAACCCGCCCCCGCAACGCCCAGCGGATCGGGGAACCCCAAGCCTAACCCCAATTCCGGAACCAACCCAGCACCCAAGCCGCCCGCAACGCCCCGCGCATCGGCCAACTAA
- the queA gene encoding tRNA preQ1(34) S-adenosylmethionine ribosyltransferase-isomerase QueA, giving the protein MGYINDPDRSLDGYHYELPNDRIAQNPREPRDRSRLLVATSPHEIVHRQFRDLLEFLRPGDLLVMNDSSVIPARLHGHKASGAAVEVLLLEARSPDSWLALVRPGKRLLVGTQIEFDPPPGMAQANPTAVPTATPTVAKLSAEVVAVDRNTGGRLLRFQLPPGVNSLLEILDAWGEMPLPPYITDSAAPPDRYQTVYARDPGSAAAPTAGLHFTPELLDRLSAAGVGRAFVTLHVGVGTFRPVASPDITAHKMHEEWALLSEEVAEKIRTTRANGGRVFAVGTTAVRTLESAARHGQVEAFCGKTDLFIYPGYQWRVVDGLITNFHLPRSSLMMLVGAFVGRARLLELYQAALDAPADPYPDRYRFYSFGDAMLLLPDACIAPRFETED; this is encoded by the coding sequence ATGGGATACATCAACGACCCCGATCGATCGCTGGACGGCTATCACTACGAGCTACCCAATGATCGAATTGCCCAAAATCCGCGAGAACCCCGCGATCGATCGCGATTGCTGGTGGCCACCTCGCCCCACGAGATTGTTCACCGACAGTTTCGCGATTTGCTGGAATTCTTAAGACCCGGCGATCTGTTGGTGATGAATGATTCTTCCGTGATTCCAGCTCGGCTCCATGGCCACAAGGCCAGCGGAGCGGCGGTGGAAGTGTTGTTGCTGGAAGCGCGATCGCCCGATAGCTGGCTGGCCCTGGTGCGGCCTGGCAAGCGACTGCTGGTGGGAACCCAAATTGAATTTGACCCACCGCCCGGCATGGCACAGGCGAATCCGACAGCAGTTCCGACAGCAACTCCGACAGTCGCCAAACTATCGGCTGAAGTGGTGGCCGTTGACCGGAACACGGGGGGCCGCCTGCTACGGTTTCAGTTGCCGCCAGGGGTCAACTCTCTGCTGGAAATTCTGGATGCTTGGGGCGAAATGCCGCTGCCGCCCTACATTACCGATTCGGCGGCCCCGCCCGATCGCTACCAAACGGTTTATGCCCGCGATCCCGGTTCGGCGGCGGCTCCCACGGCCGGCTTGCACTTCACCCCAGAATTACTCGATCGCCTGAGTGCCGCTGGTGTGGGGCGGGCTTTCGTGACGCTGCATGTGGGCGTGGGAACGTTTCGGCCCGTGGCCAGCCCAGATATCACCGCCCACAAAATGCATGAGGAATGGGCCCTGCTGTCCGAGGAGGTGGCCGAAAAAATTCGGACGACTCGGGCCAATGGCGGTCGGGTATTTGCGGTGGGCACAACGGCGGTGCGAACCCTGGAGTCCGCCGCACGCCATGGCCAAGTGGAAGCGTTTTGCGGCAAAACAGATCTGTTTATTTATCCCGGCTATCAATGGCGGGTTGTGGACGGTCTGATCACCAATTTCCACTTACCCCGATCGAGCTTGATGATGCTGGTGGGGGCTTTTGTGGGGCGGGCCCGTCTCTTGGAGCTATATCAGGCTGCCTTGGATGCGCCAGCGGATCCCTACCCCGATCGCTACCGGTTCTACTCCTTTGGAGATGCCATGTTGCTGCTGCCGGATGCTTGCATCGCCCCCCGTTTCGAGACTGAGGACTAA
- a CDS encoding rod shape-determining protein: MGIDLGTANTLVYVSGKGIVLQEPSVVAIDQDKRVPLAVGEDAKKMLGRTPGNVMALRPLRDGVIADFDTAELMLKHFIRRVNEGKALVPPRIVIGIPSGVTGVERRAVMEAAHQAGARDVYLIDEPVAAAIGAGLPVAEPTGNMIVDIGGGTTEVAVLSLQGTVLSESVRVAGDELSESITQYMKKVHNLVIGERTAEEVKIQIGSAYPSNEDDVVLEVRGLHLLSGLPCTVAVKQGEVRESMSEPLSVIVEAVKRTLERTPPELASDIIDRGIMLAGGGALLKGLDTLISHETGIVVHVAPDPLSCVVLGTGRVLENFKQLERVFSGSSRNL; the protein is encoded by the coding sequence ATGGGCATCGACCTCGGGACGGCCAATACCTTGGTGTATGTGTCCGGCAAGGGCATCGTGCTCCAAGAGCCGTCCGTCGTGGCGATCGATCAAGACAAGCGAGTCCCCCTAGCGGTTGGCGAAGATGCCAAAAAGATGTTGGGTCGAACGCCCGGCAACGTCATGGCCCTGCGGCCCCTGCGTGACGGGGTAATTGCCGACTTCGACACAGCGGAGTTGATGCTGAAGCACTTCATTCGGCGCGTCAACGAAGGCAAAGCCCTGGTGCCACCCCGGATCGTGATCGGAATTCCGAGCGGCGTGACCGGCGTGGAGCGGCGAGCCGTCATGGAAGCGGCACACCAAGCCGGAGCCAGAGACGTTTACTTGATTGATGAACCGGTCGCAGCGGCGATCGGGGCCGGTCTGCCCGTGGCAGAACCCACCGGTAACATGATCGTAGACATCGGCGGCGGCACAACCGAAGTTGCCGTTCTCAGCTTGCAGGGGACGGTGTTGAGCGAATCCGTGCGCGTGGCGGGCGATGAACTCAGCGAATCCATCACCCAATACATGAAAAAAGTCCACAACCTCGTCATTGGGGAACGGACAGCGGAAGAAGTCAAAATCCAAATTGGCTCTGCCTACCCCAGCAACGAAGATGACGTGGTGTTGGAAGTGCGCGGACTGCACCTCCTGTCCGGTTTGCCTTGCACCGTTGCCGTTAAACAGGGCGAAGTGCGCGAAAGCATGTCGGAGCCGCTGTCGGTGATTGTGGAAGCCGTGAAGCGGACTTTGGAACGAACCCCGCCGGAATTGGCCTCAGACATCATCGATCGGGGAATTATGCTGGCGGGCGGCGGCGCATTGCTCAAGGGCCTAGACACCCTGATCAGCCATGAAACGGGCATCGTGGTTCACGTGGCTCCCGATCCGCTGAGCTGTGTGGTGTTGGGAACCGGTCGCGTTCTCGAAAACTTCAAACAATTAGAGCGGGTCTTTAGTGGCAGCTCGCGTAATCTCTAA